A section of the Ictalurus punctatus breed USDA103 chromosome 8, Coco_2.0, whole genome shotgun sequence genome encodes:
- the si:ch211-126c2.4 gene encoding serine-rich adhesin for platelets has product MEGLHQEQACSTGSGLRMSVLQRNSSSLLPDLCRNSSVYIADETFPYVSGIFDETIDPFMSNGPDLPNQVQLKTLTKTQDEVISGAGSQTKATYNSIPVENGNLMDFSMSITSAQDDPEDISNVTESNPKGAMPDVSCNSLESTSCTEKCDFGIESTNSAFDMAKDLKEKFSGLNLTKLAPNETTGSSNATFEKSEELREKSAGLSCTISNDDDDASVEDKHLNEKLLNSTGDVCGPLNSSTGQPDQKLNGTVDIIQSIGPKQEQSSEGCSCSKDYVKQTTFTKATEETNATVDLTAGVPTEVAQPRSVNVQPVDGSFTKPDTTTDLTPPELVPNLTSTTMNMNKSSDEELPMRSNTNCGEMVKDPLVPGPSAPVNPAAPVRVDVTISTNRTLDLPEIEGKEEQQYQFRRRNETSDGEGYLNLDISQSSVFSLDEMLDLKPCPLVASTPIVLGNGFDRLRSAYPTNIQKRLSVINSNTQLNDDTAGVCEHEGSDASKTNQLPVKSETCSRIQNVPANGTSDSTTSEAASVNKPPLNLSVRRKIPQPSFKSNIPKTQLPLRPLTLQVTSAVVKSKNTASQTSNQTESSSSALPGMRRTVQLNKGKTLASAKSTSTASTVKASSVATSSSTCNMTAGKKADKKAGNTCITLPKPSGFPPHGRGRFGLKPPGSAVSSEETGHAQTNKPTNLSGMRTRNSLLPGFPQKHASSDALPLAKRKKTDLQNQPSCAEAPTGSVAREGVLKNVTALTGITSKRPNTDCGNCTLLQEKLHKCHEELGELLEELGRLPADCKKCILFQQKLDSYLEKVKRLQTDHH; this is encoded by the exons ATGGAGGGCCTTCACCAGGAGCAGGCCTGCAGCACAGGCAGTGGGCTCAGGATGTCCGTTCTCCAGAGGAACTCCTCTTCCCTATTACCAGACCTGTGCCGCAATTCCTCAGTTTATATCGCTGATGAGACATTTCCCTACGTGTCAGGAATCTTTGATGAGACTATTGATCCTTTCATGTCAAATGGACCTGATTTGCCTAATCAGGTACAGTTAAAAACATTGACTAAAACTCAGGATGAAGTCATTTCAGGTGCTGGAAGTCAAACAAAGGCTACATACAACAGCATACCAGTAGAGAATGGTAATTTAATGGATTTCAGCATGTCCATTACATCTGCACAGGATGACCCTGAAGACATTTCTAATGTAACTGAATCCAATCCAAAGGGAGCTATGCCTGATGTCAGCTGTAATTCCCTGGAGTCCACCAGTTGTACAGAAAAATGTGACTTTGGGATTGAGTCAACGAACAGTGCTTTTGATATGGCTAAAGACCTTAAAGAGAAGTTTTCTGGATTGAATTTGACTAAACTTGCTCCCAATGAAACGACGGGGTCAAGCAATGCTACTTTTGAAAAGTCAGAAGAACTTCGAGAAAAGTCTGCTGGACTTAGTTGTACTATttctaatgatgatgatgatgcaagTGTGGAAGAcaagcatttaaatgaaaaactgttAAACTCAACTGGTGATGTTTGTGGCCCCTTAAACTCTAGCACAGGACAGCCAGATCAGAAGCTCAATGGAACTGTAGATATTATTCAGTCAATTGGACCTAAACAAGAGCAGAGCAGTGAAGGGTGTTCATGTAGTAAGGACTATGTGAAACAAACCACTTTTACAAAGGCTACAGAGGAGACCAATGCAACTGTTGACTTGACTGCTGGTGTTCCCACAGAAGTTGCTCAGCCACGTTCTGTAAATGTGCAACCGGTTGACGGATCATTCACTAAACCCGATACAACCACtgacctcacacctccagagctTGTTCCCAACTTGACAAGTACCactatgaatatgaataaaagcTCTGATGAAGAATTACCAATGCGGTCCAATACTAACTGTGGTGAGATGGTAAAAGACCCACTTGTACCTGGTCCGTCAGCTCCAGTCAACCCCGCTGCACCAGTGAGAGTTGATGTGACCATTTCCACTAACAGGACTCTAGATCTTCCTGAGATTGAAGGTAAAGAAGAGCAACAGTACCAATTTAGAAGAAGAAATGAAACTTCTGATGGTGAAGGTTACCTGAACTTGGACATCAGCCAAAGTAGTGTGTTTTCATTGGATGAGATGCTTGACTTGAAACCCTGTCCCCTCGTTGCATCCACACCGATTGTTCTGGGAAATGGTTTTGACAGACTGAGATCTGCATACCCCACAAATATTCAAAAACGACTCTCTGTGATCAACAGTAACACACAACTGAATGATGACACTGCTGGTGTTTGTGAGCATGAAGGATCGGATGCATCAAAGACTAATCAGTTGCCTGTCAAGTCTGAGACCTGTAGTCGGATCCAGAACGTTCCAGCAAACGGCACCTCAGATTCCACTACCTCTGAAGCAGCGAGTGTGAACAAACCTCCTTTGAATCTTTCAGTCAGAAGAAAAATTCCTCAGCCCTCTTTTAAATCCAATATTCCCAAGACCCAGCTTCCGCTAAGGCCTCTCACCTTACAGGTAACGTCAGCAGTGGTTAAATCAAAGAATACAGCATCTCAAACTTCAAATCAGACAGAGTCATCCTCATCTGCTCTGCCCGGCATGAGGAGGACAGTTCAGCTTAATAAAGGGAAAACACTCGCTTCTGCGAAGAGCACTTCCACAGCGTCCACTGTAAAG GCTTCATCTGTGGCTACCTCCAGCAGTACGTGTAATATGACCGCAGGAAAGAAAGCAG ataAAAAGGCTGGAAATACTTGCATAACATTGCCTAAACCCTCTGGGTTTCCACCCCATGGTCGAGGGAGATTTGGCCTTAAGCCACCTGGGAGTGCTGTTTCCTCAGAAGAAACTGGTCATGCTCAGACTAACAAACCAACTAATTTATCAG GTATGAGGACAAGGAATTCACTGCTTCCAGGTTTTCCCCAAAAGCATGCAAGCAGCGATGCCTTGCCATTGGCAAAAAGGAAGAAAACTG ATCTGCAGAACCAGCCCAGCTGTGCTGAAGCTCCAACAGGCTCAGTGGCAAGAGAAGGTGTTCTGAAGAATGTAACAGCTCTCACGGGCATCACTTCAAAGAGACCCAACACtg ACTGTGGAAATTGTACACTACTTCAAGAGAAATTACACAAATGTCATGAAGAACTGGGGGAATTGCTTGAAGAACTTGGTCGTCTACCAGCAG ATTGTAAAAAGTGTATCCTGTTTCAACAAAAATTGGACTCGTATTTAGAGAAGGTTAAGAGATTACAAACAG ATCATCATTAA